The sequence below is a genomic window from Neomicrococcus aestuarii.
CGCTGGCACTTGCTCGAGCGGCACTAACTTCAGGGTCCCGCTTAACGGGAGCTGCGGCGTCGTAATCCTTGCGGGAGGTTGAACCTAACTTGCGGCGCGCTTCTGCACGGGCCAAAGCCGCTTCCTGCAAGGCGCGCAATTCCGCATCCTCGCCGCCGTCCCGGACGCTACTCAACGCCGCTCCCTTGCTCGTGTTTAGCCGCTCAATCTCTCGCGGATAACGCTACTACGTAAGGCGCGTCAGCGGCCCCTTGAGGTGGTAGAAAACACGACGGAAAACATGCCGATGAAATGGGAATACTCTGCGCACACCCTGCGTTGGTACATTCAGATGCATACAAATTTGAACGAAAAGGGAATACCCACCATGGCACAGCTTGAAATTGGCGCCGAGACCTTCGGTGACATCGCGCTCGACGACAGCGGACAGCTCGAATCTCACGCGGACGCGCTTCGCAACGTTGTGAACGAAGGCATCCTCGCCGATCAGGTAGGACTGGACTTCTTCGGCGTTGGCGAACACCACCGCGATGATATGGCTGTCTCAGCTCCGGAAATCGTCTTGGCCGCCATCGCCAGCCGCACCGAGAACATCCACTTGGGCACCGCCGTGACCGTGTTGAGCTCGGATGATCCCGTGCGCCTCTACCAGCGCTTCGCAACCCTGGACGCCATTTCCAACGGACGCGCAGAAATCATCGCCGGCCGCGGATCCTTCATCGAGTCCTTCCCGCTCTTTGGCTACAACCTGCAAAACTACGAACAACTCTTTGAAGAGAAGCTCGATTTGCTGGCCAAGCTTGTCACCGGTGAACCCGTTACGTGGTCCGGCGAGACCCGCACCCCGCTGCGCGACCAGACCGTGTACCCGCTGCTTGAGAATGCCCCCATCAAGACTTGGGTGGGTGTTGGAGGAAGCCCGCAGTCCGTAGTGCGCGCCGCTCGCCACAACCTGCCGCTCACCCTCGCAATCATCGGCGGAAACCCGCTCTCCTTCGAAGGACTGACGCGCCTCTACCGCCGCTCCTTGCAGGAATTCGGCCACGCCGAGCAGCCCATCTCCGCACACTTGCACGGCCTCGTGACGGAGACGGATGAAGAGGTCTTTGACCTGATGTGGCCTCACTACCAGTTCTACCGCTCACGCATTGGTCAAGAGCGCGGCTGGCCAGAGGCATCACAAATGGAGTTGCGTGCCGCCCTCGCCGAAAACGGTCACATGCTGGCCGGCTCACCAGAAACGGTGGCCCGCAAGATGGTCCGCGTGGTCAAGGGTCTTGGCCTGTCCCGCATTGACATCAAGTACAGCCAAGGAACGCTCCCCCACTCCTACCTCATGAAGAGCCTGGAGCTGTTGGGCACCAAGGTGAAGCCAATGGTGCTTGACATGTTGAGCGAAGACTAAAAGCTAATAGCAGCTGCACGTCCCATTGGCCGCGCGCTGAGTGAAACACACGGAGCACACTTCGTGGATTCGCTCAGCCGCGGCCATTGTTTCGTGGCCGCGCAAACGGTTCTCCGGGTGCACCACATACCAGCGTTTGAACTTGGTGCCGTACTCGTGAATTTCGGCGGTGGGATGCACGTTGGTGATTTCTTGCGCCGACGCAAAGCCTTCGGTCCATCCTGAATGAATGTGAATATCCGGGCCAGGTTCGCGGCGTTTGACGTGAATGTAAGCGGAGCGTTCGCTGATCTCTTGAACGTCGATCGTTGCGATTAATTGAATGAGAAACGAATGGTTGTCCGATGGAATTCGTTTTTCCTCGAGCGCTACCTCAAGGTTTCGGAAAATGCGGTGTTTTGGCTTGTCAGAAATAGTTGGCGAATTATCCGTTGCGGGCTGAATCATGACGTGGGCCTTTCACGCGTACCGCTGATGAAGGTCGAGTCTGCACCTACATTGATCGTAGCCCTGAAACAACAATGGCGCCCTCTCGGACGCCAAGTTGTTCATTATTGATACTGGGTGGTTCTTACTGGACTCGAACCAGCGACCTCTCACGTGTGAAGCGAGCGCTCTAACCAACTGAGCTAAAGAACCGAGGTGTCAAAATTCGGATTCCCGAAATCGGCACCAGAATAGGTTACGCAAAATGCGGGCAGGCTCCAAATTGGGAGCTGCGTCGTAAACCCACTCCGCGATCGCTCGCGGACCTGAATTAGCCCGCGAGGACGCTCTCTTCAGCCACAATCGCAACCAAGGAATCCAACGACTGGCGGCCACTAAAAATCCGCGTTCCGGGCTCCAGAATGACGCCAGCTGACAGCGGTCCGATATCCGCGGCGTCGTACCCCATGACCTCGAGTATCTGCATTACGGCAGCCTTCCCAGCGGCGTCATCCCCAGCCACCGCGAGCGCACGGCGATCCGGATCCCCCGCAGGGCGCCCATCCGAGGCGAACTCGTGGTACCCAATGTGGTTGAAGGCCTTCACCACGCGGGATTCGCTGAAATGGCTCTGCACCACTTCCGAGGACGTGCGTGGGTCGTTCTCAAACTTGTCTACGGTTCCATCCGTGGGCGCCCAGTAGTTCATGGCATCCACCACGATCTTCCCGGCGAGCGAGGCTGGATCCACGTCCTCGTATTTGTGCAGTGGGACGGCAAGAATGACCACGTCCTGGGCACTCGCTTCGGCGGCCGTCACGGCTTTCGCGCCTGGCGCCATGAATTCGAGGATGAGCGAAATTTCGCGAGGATCCTTCGCGGTAGCTACTTTGACGTCGATTCCAGATTCGGCGGCACGTTTAGCGATCGCCGAACCTACGCGGCCGGCGCCAAGAATTCCTAACGTTGCCAGCGGTTGCTGATCCTCCACCGTCATCCTCCATGAGATTGCTGTTGCTTTACTACTTGATCCAACAACGTATGCATGTGAATGATTCCCGGGGTTCGCTTAGACTCGCTTTCCGGAGATCAGTTCCTCGAGTTCCGCCCAAAACGCGCGCCGCAACTCGTGGCGAATAGAACGGTAGTCCGTCTTGTATTCACCGATGATTTGCGCGCAGTCCTTGAGGAGAACGCGGTCAATATCCGCTGGCAAGAGTGGCCGATCCACCAGCAAGTCGCTGAGTTCTTGCTGCGTCACGGTCCCGTACCAGTGCGTGGCCACCCGGGCGCCTACCTCTGTGGCGACGCTGAGCGGCGCGTCCTCTTCCGAGCCCAGTACCAGCCCCGAGCTGTGATGAGTAGAGCTATAGACGAGCGTCGATTCTGAGACCGCAAACTGTGGCGGCGTGTACTCGAGCGGCTTCTTGGGCCGCGCGGGTTTGATATTGAGCGGGGTGGGTCGCGCTGGTTGCGGCGCGCAGGCAAGAGCATCCGCGGAGGACGACGACGCAGCTGGGGTCCCCGAGGCCGGGCCAACAGGCGAGGCTTGGGTTGGATCACCAGGTAGCGGTTCCACGGAACCCGGGGATTCCAGAACCTGGCGGAGGAAGCTTGTTTCGATCAGCGAATTGGGAATGTTGATGATGCTATCCACGCGCAGTGCAAGGTTTTCTGCCACCGAGCGGACGCCGAGCCTACTGCTGGCGTCTTCTAGACACACCAGAACAACTTTCATGCCCAAGTCTTGGGCTTCCTCAACGGCCTCGGCCAGATCATCGTCGCCGGAGAGCAAGTAGCCCACGGAGGCGGCGCGGTTTCTGGCGATTCCCACGAGGTCTAGCCCGAGTTTGAGATCCACACCTTTTTGGTTGCCCTCATAGGACATCCGGCCCAGACGGACCTTGACGCCGGGAAGCAGCCCGATTTTCTTGTGTTCGGGGGTGAAGAGGGCGTCCTTGGCGGCGTCGTACCAATAGAGGCGCAAGAGGTCCAGGCCGCTGTGCTTTTCTGTGGTTTCGAGAATGCCCTTGATGAGCCGTTCGTGATCGATGCGGGTGGCCTTGCGCAGGCTGGTGCCTGCAACGTGCATGCCACCGGCGGCATGCAAAAATCCTGCGTCAATAAAGATTGCGCGTTGTGAATACACCGCAACCACCCCCGCTATCTCTCACGTGTTGGCCTCCCAGCACGAAGCTGACAAGGTTTCCACTTTGCCCCGGTGAAACCGATTCCATGTGTCAGCAATTGGTCCTCGATACTCGTTCGAGGCTCCGGGGACCCTACTTTCGATAGTAGTGTCCCCGGAACACAAGTTGAACCGCCCCTCCGCGGAGCCGAGTGCGGTTAACCCCTGATGTTGCGCACCAGCTTCTTGTTGGCGAACTCGAGCTAAGAGACTCGCTCCCAAGAAGCGATCTCTCCAGGAACTTTGACGAACAGTGGGTGGGGCTGCGGCAATTCAAGATGCCGCAGCTCCACCCATTTTTCTGGCGTGCGTTTTTCAAGTTTCGCTAACAAGTGCTGCCATTCGTACGCCATTTGGCCACTCGTAACGGGGATCTTCGCCACCGTTTCCGCGCCGGGTTCGGCGGGACGATCAATGCGGCTGCGGTCAAAGTTGTAGCCCCGCGACGTTGCTTCATCTGCGAGCGCGGTCAAGAACGTACCAATCGCTGCGGCAGGATTCTGGTGTTCTCGGAAGCGCTCGAGTTGCGGGTGCGAACGGTACCCACGGGTGCGCTCCGCCAGCACGGCCTGAGCCAAGAGCGCCTCACGCCAACCGCCCGTGAGCGCTTGGCGATCGAGGTAGCTAGGGTGCAGGCTCCAGAGACGCATGAAGCCATTGTTCCTCAAACATCAATAATGCCTGGTGCTCGCTCGTGGTCCAGAAGAGTGCAAGCTTGCGATAGTAAACAAAAAAGCGGTGCGCCCAGCCTTTGGGAGGCCAAGCGCACCATGCGACTACTCGTAGTCGTAGAAGCCCTTGCCGGTTGCCCGGCCCAAACGTCCCTTATCGATGTAGTCACGCTTAAGGATCGCCGCGAATTCGCGCATTTCGGGGTCCTGGCTGTTGGCGTTGAGGTTGTACGGGGTGAGCATCCCGACGATGTCGTAAATTTCAAAAGGCCCGTACGGCGAGCCAGTGGCCTGACGCCACGTTTCGTCGATGACCTTGAAATCGGCCACATCTCGCGCGTAGAGCTTGGATGCTGCCGTCAACAGTGGAACCAACAGTGAGTTCACGATGTAGCCTGGCTGCTCTTTCTTCAGGCGAATGGCTACCATGCCAATTTCCTCGGCGAACTGTGCCACGGCGTCAGCGTACTGCGGATCCGTACCAGCGTGCCCCATGACTTCGCCGGTGTTCTGGCGCCAGACTTCGTTGGCGAAGTGAAGGGCCAAGAACTTCTCGGGACGGCCCGAAGCGTCTGCGATGTCGCTTGGCAGCAGGGTGGACGAGTTCGTGGCAAAAATGGTCTTTTCCGGCGCAACAGCGCCGGCCTTGGCCCACGTCTCACGCTTGATCTCTAGAACTTCTGGAACGGCTTCAATCACGAGATCGGCGTCAGAGAGCGCGTGTGCAAGATCACTGGAGGTGCGAATGCGTGCTACTGCAGCATCGAGCTTCTCTGGGGTAGCGTCCGGAAGGTCACGCAAGTACAACGGCTTGAGGTACTCCCAGCGAGCCTCTAGCTTGGTGAGAATCTCGTCAGTGAGATCGTAGGCAACAACGTCTTTACCGTTGTATGCGGCCTGAAAAGCGATTTGTGATCCGAGCACACCCGTGCCGAGGACCGTGAGGTTTTGCATGACTTCTCCTGTTGTGAAATGAGAGCTACGGGCGAAGCCCGCGCCTCTAATGCTCTGCGTGTCACCGCATAGTCGCGGTGGTCAATGGGATGGAGTTGGGTGGTTTCGAGCTATCTATATTGATAGAGAAAATGCTGTGCAAAAATTATACTATAATGCTTCAAATACCACCCGCCATAAAACCGAAATCTCTTAAGTCAATGAGTGATTCAAGGGCTCGCATGAGCTTTATATTCCCGCTCAGGAATTGCCCAACATCTAGACCGCAACGCTGCGATCATGACGGTAGGAGTGTTGATATTTTCGGCGGACATGACTGCACTGTCACTCCACGGTTATAACGGTGCCGGCAGTGGATATCGGTTCGCACTTTGCACTTGTTTTTTCGAATTCCGGGAGCACCATAGCTCGATGAGGTTTCAACGGTGTGGCGCACTCTAACCGCGCATTGCAACAAGATTTCGGAGATCCGCATCCTTCTAGATCGCTACAGGGTCCTTGACCCGTTCACTCATAACTTTGAGGCCAAGAGTTTCGCAACTTGAACGTACCCGGCGCCGCTGAGATGCAGTCCGTCGTTTGCTAGCATTCCATCCTGCGAAAGCGCGTCTGTCACGTCGACAACAACCGCGTTATGTTGTGCGGAAACTTCGTTGATAGTCAGGTTGACTGCGCTTGTGTCAAACCCCCTAGCGGGAGGCGCCGTGAGTGTAATTATGCGAGCATCCGTTGCAGATTCGATGGCGCGCAGGAGTTGTTCGTAGTCTTGCGCAAAATCGACGGAATCGAGCGCATCATTCGTGCCGGCCCACACAATGACTGTTTGAGTTTCAGGATGAATCTTGGACGCCCAAC
It includes:
- a CDS encoding SGNH/GDSL hydrolase family protein; translation: MSKIWKIVLILSIALNVLGLAAIGWYTAHVGPRTVAEQAGIVEPRRTAFQFFADERFDDLPGADTLVIGDSLVEQGRWSELLERPVANRGIYGAKTSEITGWASKIHPETQTVIVWAGTNDALDSVDFAQDYEQLLRAIESATDARIITLTAPPARGFDTSAVNLTINEVSAQHNAVVVDVTDALSQDGMLANDGLHLSGAGYVQVAKLLASKL
- a CDS encoding LLM class flavin-dependent oxidoreductase; this translates as MAQLEIGAETFGDIALDDSGQLESHADALRNVVNEGILADQVGLDFFGVGEHHRDDMAVSAPEIVLAAIASRTENIHLGTAVTVLSSDDPVRLYQRFATLDAISNGRAEIIAGRGSFIESFPLFGYNLQNYEQLFEEKLDLLAKLVTGEPVTWSGETRTPLRDQTVYPLLENAPIKTWVGVGGSPQSVVRAARHNLPLTLAIIGGNPLSFEGLTRLYRRSLQEFGHAEQPISAHLHGLVTETDEEVFDLMWPHYQFYRSRIGQERGWPEASQMELRAALAENGHMLAGSPETVARKMVRVVKGLGLSRIDIKYSQGTLPHSYLMKSLELLGTKVKPMVLDMLSED
- a CDS encoding pyrimidine dimer DNA glycosylase/endonuclease V; protein product: MRLWSLHPSYLDRQALTGGWREALLAQAVLAERTRGYRSHPQLERFREHQNPAAAIGTFLTALADEATSRGYNFDRSRIDRPAEPGAETVAKIPVTSGQMAYEWQHLLAKLEKRTPEKWVELRHLELPQPHPLFVKVPGEIASWERVS
- a CDS encoding NYN domain-containing protein, with product MYSQRAIFIDAGFLHAAGGMHVAGTSLRKATRIDHERLIKGILETTEKHSGLDLLRLYWYDAAKDALFTPEHKKIGLLPGVKVRLGRMSYEGNQKGVDLKLGLDLVGIARNRAASVGYLLSGDDDLAEAVEEAQDLGMKVVLVCLEDASSRLGVRSVAENLALRVDSIINIPNSLIETSFLRQVLESPGSVEPLPGDPTQASPVGPASGTPAASSSSADALACAPQPARPTPLNIKPARPKKPLEYTPPQFAVSESTLVYSSTHHSSGLVLGSEEDAPLSVATEVGARVATHWYGTVTQQELSDLLVDRPLLPADIDRVLLKDCAQIIGEYKTDYRSIRHELRRAFWAELEELISGKRV
- a CDS encoding 3-hydroxyacyl-CoA dehydrogenase — encoded protein: MQNLTVLGTGVLGSQIAFQAAYNGKDVVAYDLTDEILTKLEARWEYLKPLYLRDLPDATPEKLDAAVARIRTSSDLAHALSDADLVIEAVPEVLEIKRETWAKAGAVAPEKTIFATNSSTLLPSDIADASGRPEKFLALHFANEVWRQNTGEVMGHAGTDPQYADAVAQFAEEIGMVAIRLKKEQPGYIVNSLLVPLLTAASKLYARDVADFKVIDETWRQATGSPYGPFEIYDIVGMLTPYNLNANSQDPEMREFAAILKRDYIDKGRLGRATGKGFYDYE
- a CDS encoding NADPH-dependent F420 reductase; translated protein: MTVEDQQPLATLGILGAGRVGSAIAKRAAESGIDVKVATAKDPREISLILEFMAPGAKAVTAAEASAQDVVILAVPLHKYEDVDPASLAGKIVVDAMNYWAPTDGTVDKFENDPRTSSEVVQSHFSESRVVKAFNHIGYHEFASDGRPAGDPDRRALAVAGDDAAGKAAVMQILEVMGYDAADIGPLSAGVILEPGTRIFSGRQSLDSLVAIVAEESVLAG